A single window of Toxoplasma gondii ME49 chromosome Ib, whole genome shotgun sequence DNA harbors:
- a CDS encoding hypothetical protein (encoded by transcript TGME49_207350): MWLMKGNVEATFYLFFGRQCTSPVTYQFNESVGGGRAFYRHDFSSSWLDDLVYRGQDSFQVGLSLLHCGDRSQYVIRHHDRHYADLHPRSLRLC; this comes from the exons ATGTGGCT AATGAAGGGCAACGTAGAAGCTACTTTCTACCTATTCTTTGGCAGGCAATGTACGTCGCCGGTGACGTATCAGTTCAACGAATCTGTGGGAGGGGGTCGCGCCTTCTACCGGCACGACTTCAGCAGTTCGTGGCTTGATGATCTCGTTTATCGCGGACAAGACAGTTTCCAAGTCGGTCTTTCGCTGCTGCACTGCGGTGATAGATCGCAGTATGTTATCAGGCACCATGACAGACACTATGCAGACCTACACCCCCGGTCTCTTCGACTCTGCTGA